From a region of the Paenibacillus sp. R14(2021) genome:
- a CDS encoding sigma factor G inhibitor Gin: MTEQPSSSACIICGHEKQEGIRIIDEFICESCESEMVRTEVQDAKYPFFIHQLRRIWLQNNA; encoded by the coding sequence ATGACGGAACAACCTTCAAGCAGTGCGTGCATTATATGCGGTCATGAGAAACAGGAAGGTATTCGGATTATTGATGAATTTATATGCGAATCGTGCGAAAGCGAAATGGTCCGCACAGAGGTACAGGATGCGAAGTATCCATTTTTTATTCATCAGCTAAGACGCATCTGGCTTCAAAATAATGCATAG